Proteins from a genomic interval of Phycisphaeraceae bacterium:
- a CDS encoding GNAT family N-acetyltransferase: protein MPHPHPQPDSNRLPNPVEPLELAEFETKLSVRNLRPEDFDAIVSLQSRCFPGMTTWGAEQINSQLRTFPEGQFCVEYDGRIVASASSLIVDFERHEHWHDWKIISDSGYIRNHDALGDTLYGIEIMVDPEFRGLKLARRLYEARKQLARARNIRRIIIAGRIPGYNAQADRMSASEYTDHVIAKKLFDPVLTVQLSNGFALKGLIPNYFPSDTASRGYATFLEWTNLDYVKDPNQRFQAVTRVRLCLAQYMMRRVTSFDEFAKQCEFIVDVGSDYKSDFVVFPELFTTQLLCLIETGRPSVVARRLAEYTPQYLELFNNLAIRYNVNIVGGSQFAVEGDDLFNIAYLFRRDGTIGKQYKIQITPNEARWWGVSPGNRVEVFDTDRGKVAILICYDSEFPELARIAAGKGAKILFVPFNTDERYGYLRVRHCSQARAIENQMYVAIAGCAGMMPFVDNADMHYAQCAVLTPSDFPFARDAVASESMPNIETVVVHDVDLELLRRNRMDGTVRPWTDRRKDLYSVRYIDPETGPQEV, encoded by the coding sequence ATGCCTCATCCCCATCCCCAGCCGGACTCCAATCGCCTTCCGAATCCGGTGGAGCCGCTCGAACTGGCCGAGTTCGAGACCAAGTTGTCGGTGCGCAACCTGCGTCCCGAGGACTTCGACGCGATCGTGTCGCTCCAGTCGCGGTGCTTCCCCGGGATGACGACCTGGGGGGCCGAGCAGATCAACAGCCAGCTGCGGACATTCCCCGAAGGCCAGTTCTGCGTCGAGTACGACGGCCGGATCGTCGCCTCGGCCAGCAGCCTCATCGTCGACTTTGAGCGCCACGAGCACTGGCACGACTGGAAGATCATCTCGGACTCGGGGTACATCCGAAACCACGACGCCCTCGGCGACACGCTCTACGGGATCGAGATCATGGTCGATCCCGAGTTCCGCGGGCTGAAACTCGCGCGCCGGCTCTACGAGGCGCGCAAGCAGCTCGCCCGCGCCCGCAACATCCGCCGGATCATCATCGCGGGCCGGATCCCCGGCTACAACGCCCAGGCCGATCGCATGTCCGCCTCGGAGTACACCGACCACGTCATCGCCAAGAAACTCTTCGACCCCGTCCTCACGGTGCAGCTCTCCAACGGCTTCGCGCTCAAGGGGCTGATCCCGAACTACTTCCCGAGCGACACCGCCTCGCGCGGCTACGCGACCTTCCTCGAATGGACCAACCTCGACTACGTCAAGGATCCGAACCAGCGGTTCCAGGCGGTCACCCGGGTCCGCCTCTGCCTCGCGCAGTACATGATGCGACGCGTCACGAGCTTCGACGAGTTCGCCAAGCAGTGCGAGTTTATCGTCGACGTCGGCTCCGACTACAAGAGCGACTTCGTCGTGTTCCCTGAACTGTTCACCACGCAACTGCTGTGCCTCATCGAGACGGGCCGTCCGTCCGTCGTCGCCCGCCGGCTCGCGGAGTACACGCCCCAGTACCTCGAACTGTTCAACAACCTCGCCATCCGCTACAACGTCAACATCGTCGGCGGCTCGCAGTTCGCGGTGGAGGGCGACGACCTGTTCAACATCGCCTACCTGTTCCGGCGCGACGGCACCATCGGCAAGCAGTACAAGATCCAGATCACGCCCAACGAGGCCAGGTGGTGGGGCGTGAGCCCGGGCAACCGGGTCGAGGTCTTCGATACCGACCGCGGCAAGGTCGCCATCCTCATCTGCTACGACAGCGAGTTCCCGGAGCTCGCCCGGATCGCCGCCGGAAAGGGCGCCAAGATCCTCTTTGTCCCCTTCAACACCGACGAGCGGTACGGCTACCTCCGCGTGCGGCACTGCTCCCAGGCCCGCGCGATCGAGAACCAGATGTACGTCGCCATCGCCGGGTGCGCCGGCATGATGCCCTTCGTCGACAACGCCGACATGCACTACGCCCAGTGCGCGGTGCTCACGCCCTCGGACTTCCCCTTCGCCCGCGACGCGGTCGCGAGCGAGAGCATGCCCAATATCGAGACGGTCGTCGTCCACGACGTCGACCTCGAACTGCTCCGGCGCAACCGCATGGACGGCACCGTCCGGCCCTGGACCGACCGCCGCAAGGACCTGTACAGCGTCCGGTACATCGACCCCGAGACCGGGCCCCAGGAGGTCTGA
- a CDS encoding MATE family efflux transporter translates to MATTSPITAPLDPETLDPSLEVAPPILPSRPPRTPGITPDGRLISGRLAGLTMWGAIRTLSWPILAQSFLTALVGLTDTVLAAGVSSSATDAIGGAAYVLWLVGIVVMAIGVGATALISRSVGGRRFAVANAALGQSILLAAISGVGMALLVAALSVPLASVLSLTGPAKAEFFRYILVSCLGVPMLSVLSAGIECARAAGDSYRPLKSMVLVNVINMAVSWILAGVDLTRSSIVNGQEVTHVILHNPFPFHLGVTGIALGTVIAQAAGAAVILRLLVSGSPGIVLRRKRLRPHWHTMRRILRVGFPNFLETLGMWAGNFLIAIMVGWIAVQQSAGGDSSGLLGAHIVAVRIESFSFLTGLSLGTAAAALTGQYLGAGSPRMARRSALACTGLAAAIMALTGAAFMLIPRQITGLVSSQPIHLEIVPQLLFITGTIQVPFAVAIVLRSALRGAGDVKVVMWITWITTYGIRLPLAYALSGADIPLPGGGLMHNPFWSGGGLAGLWIGLCIEIVLRAAMFLWRFVQGGWLSMRV, encoded by the coding sequence GTGGCCACCACCAGCCCCATCACCGCCCCGCTCGACCCGGAAACACTCGACCCCTCCCTCGAGGTCGCGCCGCCGATCCTCCCCTCTCGCCCGCCCCGCACCCCGGGCATCACCCCGGACGGCCGCCTCATCTCCGGCCGCCTCGCCGGCCTCACCATGTGGGGCGCCATCCGCACCCTCTCCTGGCCCATCCTCGCCCAGTCCTTCCTCACCGCCCTCGTGGGCCTCACCGACACGGTCCTCGCGGCGGGCGTCTCCTCCTCGGCCACCGACGCGATCGGCGGCGCCGCCTACGTCCTCTGGCTGGTAGGAATCGTGGTCATGGCCATCGGCGTCGGCGCCACCGCCCTGATCTCCCGGTCCGTAGGCGGCCGCCGCTTCGCCGTCGCCAACGCCGCCCTCGGGCAGTCGATCCTGCTCGCCGCGATCAGCGGCGTCGGCATGGCGCTCCTGGTCGCCGCGCTCTCGGTCCCGCTCGCGTCCGTCCTTAGCCTCACCGGCCCGGCGAAGGCGGAGTTCTTCCGGTACATCCTCGTCTCGTGCCTCGGCGTCCCGATGCTGTCGGTCCTGTCGGCGGGCATCGAATGCGCCCGCGCCGCCGGCGACTCCTACCGCCCGCTCAAGTCCATGGTCCTGGTCAACGTGATCAACATGGCCGTCTCATGGATCCTCGCCGGAGTCGACCTGACCCGCTCATCCATCGTGAACGGCCAGGAGGTCACGCACGTCATCCTCCACAACCCCTTCCCGTTCCACCTCGGCGTGACCGGCATCGCGCTCGGGACTGTCATCGCCCAGGCCGCGGGCGCCGCGGTGATCCTGCGGCTGCTGGTCTCCGGCTCGCCGGGGATCGTGCTGCGGCGCAAGCGCCTGCGGCCGCATTGGCACACGATGCGCCGGATCCTCAGGGTCGGCTTCCCGAACTTCCTCGAGACCCTCGGCATGTGGGCCGGCAACTTCCTGATCGCGATCATGGTCGGCTGGATCGCCGTCCAGCAGAGCGCCGGCGGCGATTCCAGCGGCCTGCTCGGGGCGCACATCGTGGCCGTGCGGATCGAGTCGTTCTCCTTCCTGACCGGCCTCTCGCTCGGCACGGCCGCCGCGGCGCTGACGGGGCAGTACCTCGGGGCCGGCAGCCCCCGGATGGCCCGGCGCTCGGCGCTGGCCTGCACCGGCCTGGCCGCGGCGATCATGGCCCTGACGGGCGCCGCTTTCATGCTCATCCCGCGCCAGATCACCGGCCTGGTCTCGTCGCAGCCGATCCACCTGGAGATCGTCCCGCAACTGCTCTTCATCACCGGCACGATCCAGGTCCCGTTCGCGGTGGCGATCGTGCTCCGGTCCGCGCTGCGCGGGGCCGGGGACGTGAAGGTCGTGATGTGGATCACCTGGATCACGACCTATGGGATCCGCCTGCCGCTGGCGTACGCCCTGAGCGGGGCCGACATCCCGCTGCCGGGCGGGGGCCTAATGCACAACCCGTTCTGGTCCGGCGGGGGGCTGGCGGGGCTGTGGATCGGCCTGTGCATCGAGATCGTGCTCCGGGCGGCGATGTTCCTGTGGCGGTTCGTGCAGGGGGGCTGGCTGTCGATGAGGGTGTAG
- a CDS encoding serine/threonine-protein phosphatase → MRDGHSMSPSLELSQREMDEARLGLLRQRVASFGTVVGLLLILLAGIQWWLRSSVLPEPDTRAGRAWVIVGLATGVAIIVLPRIRKRRLQQLTLRALVWRTIWIVTMAALSQGQGTEDLSKGADRAMHALGLGVHVSPIVALAGFMVLLHSAAAIIVPWTVLEACLPPIAWAALAPLVSSGSRDLGGSVALGLSLPLLAGIPGVAVTVLRAGRLRETLGLRMAGARYAEVERELAMARRLHERLFPAPVRTGPIRLEYAYEPMRQIGGDFLDLVRGRDGSLLVIMIDVTGHGVAAALAVNRLHGEIKRLLAESESAAPSELVRALNRYVHLTLADESVFATAAAARIWPDGCARLCIAGHPPPMLRATDGSVSTIRPTAAILGPFAPGEYEADEVEARIGPGAVLVLYTDGAIEGRDANGRLLGEDALRWVLDEVPAPGSIPAAALQRISMRRVGAAEDDVLIATISTTPAEIPGDCRS, encoded by the coding sequence ATGCGCGACGGCCATTCCATGTCCCCCAGCCTCGAACTTTCCCAACGGGAGATGGACGAGGCGCGACTCGGCCTGCTGCGCCAGCGTGTGGCGTCGTTCGGAACCGTCGTCGGCCTGCTGCTCATCCTGCTTGCCGGGATCCAGTGGTGGCTGCGCTCGTCGGTTCTCCCAGAGCCCGACACACGAGCCGGGCGGGCCTGGGTGATCGTGGGTCTCGCGACTGGTGTCGCGATCATCGTTTTGCCGCGGATCCGGAAGCGCCGGCTTCAGCAGTTGACGCTCCGTGCCCTGGTGTGGCGGACAATCTGGATTGTCACGATGGCGGCGCTCAGCCAGGGGCAGGGAACCGAGGATCTGTCCAAGGGCGCCGACCGGGCGATGCACGCGCTCGGACTGGGGGTTCACGTGAGCCCGATCGTGGCGCTCGCGGGGTTCATGGTCTTGCTTCACAGCGCCGCGGCGATCATCGTGCCGTGGACCGTGCTCGAGGCGTGCCTTCCGCCGATCGCGTGGGCGGCTCTCGCGCCGCTGGTCTCGTCGGGCTCGCGGGACCTGGGGGGCTCGGTCGCGCTTGGCCTAAGCCTCCCGCTTCTCGCGGGCATTCCCGGCGTCGCGGTGACTGTCCTCCGCGCCGGGAGACTGCGGGAAACGCTTGGGCTGAGGATGGCGGGCGCGCGGTACGCCGAGGTCGAGCGGGAACTCGCGATGGCGCGTCGCCTGCACGAGCGGCTCTTTCCGGCGCCCGTGCGAACGGGCCCGATCCGGCTGGAGTACGCGTACGAACCGATGCGGCAGATCGGCGGCGACTTCCTCGACCTGGTACGCGGGCGCGACGGGTCGCTACTGGTGATCATGATTGATGTCACGGGGCACGGTGTCGCCGCGGCCCTGGCCGTGAACCGCCTGCACGGTGAGATCAAGCGGCTCCTTGCCGAGTCCGAGAGCGCTGCGCCTTCGGAACTCGTCCGCGCCCTCAACCGCTACGTGCACCTGACGCTGGCGGACGAGTCGGTCTTCGCGACGGCCGCGGCGGCTCGCATTTGGCCGGATGGGTGCGCCCGTCTGTGCATCGCCGGTCACCCCCCGCCGATGCTGCGTGCGACCGATGGGTCCGTTTCCACCATTCGCCCCACAGCCGCGATCCTCGGTCCGTTTGCACCGGGGGAATACGAGGCAGACGAGGTTGAGGCCCGCATCGGTCCCGGGGCCGTTCTTGTGCTGTACACCGATGGAGCAATTGAGGGCCGGGACGCCAACGGCCGCCTGCTCGGGGAGGATGCGCTCAGGTGGGTGTTGGACGAAGTACCTGCTCCTGGGAGCATTCCCGCGGCCGCGTTGCAGCGGATCTCGATGCGCCGGGTTGGAGCGGCCGAGGACGATGTGCTCATCGCCACGATTTCGACTACGCCCGCAGAGATACCGGGCGACTGTCGATCGTGA